Genomic DNA from Klebsiella variicola:
GCGCGCAGCTGAGGCCGGTGAGGATGCCACCAAGCAGGTGCTGGCGCAGCGAGGCATCCGTCGCCAGCGAACGGTGAGCTTCCAGGATGGCGCTGGCGGTGCCGTCATTGTCCAGCAGCCGCAGCTCGATATCTTTCACCAGCAGACGCAGGCCATTATCCAGCGCCGCCTGCTCCTGTTCGGGACTGGCGGCGACGGGCAGTTCGCCCAGCTCGTGCAGATCGCGTGATTTGAGATGAACCAGCGTCCCTCCCGCGCTGCCGGCGCACACCGGGTGGGCATGAAACAGCGTCGGGTTCAGCCGCGAAAGCGACTCTGGCACCGGCTGGACATCCAGCGTTGGCGCAGCGGGCAGCGGCGCGTCGCAGTGGGGAAATTCATCGCGCATAAAAGCCGTTAACGCGGCGAATGCCTCAGCTTCATCTTCGCCGCTGATAAGCAGCTGGCAGGCGTCGCCCTTCAGGGTATTGCTGCCGATAATCGCCAGCGCGCTCTTGGCATTTCCGCCGGTCTCGCGGCGCAAGTTCCGCCACTCAATCGCTGATGAAAAACGGTTACACAGCGTTTCGACCAGACTGGCCGGACGCGCATGCACGCCGTTGGGCAAATCACATGTAAATTCAATGACCAGAGCCATCGCCTTCCTCCAGAGCAATCCATTATTTCCTCAAAAGTAATAAAAGACGGCCCCAGGGACTAGGTGATAAAACTGGCAATTACTGGACTATTGTACACACAATATTTTTTTATGCCCGCCATCACAGTTCCACCCTGTTAGCGCTCATCTCTCCTGTCACTACTAAGATTTGAGGTGGATCGCAATTCTTTTCTCACCTTACAAATATCCAGTAAATGCACTTTTTCTCTACTGTTTAATACCCCGCCCTTTTTCTAATGTTGAGGCATCAATACTGTCACGGGCCCTACAGCGCTCAGGAGCAAGCAATGAACGAACTGGTGCAAATACTAAAAAATACCCGCCAGCATCTGATGACCGGCGTCTCGCACATGATCCCCTTCGTGGTTTCCGGCGGGATCCTGCTGGCGGTCTCCGTCATGTTGTATGGCAAAGGCGCGGTGCCCGATGCCGCCACCGACCCTAATCTGAAGAAACTTTTTGATATCGGCGTCGCCGGGCTGACGCTGATGGTGCCCTTTCTCGCCGCCTACATCGGCTACTCCATTTCTGACCGCGCCGCGCTGGCCCCCTGCGCCATCGGCGCCTGGGTGGGCAACAGCTTTGGCGCCGGTTTCTTCGGCGCGCTGATCGCCGGCATGATTGGCGGCCTGGTGGTCTATTACCTGAAAAAAATCCCCGTACATAAAGTTCTGCGCTCGGTGATGCCGATTTTCATCATTCCCATCGTCGGCACCTTTATCACCGCCGGGATCATGATGTGGGGGCTTGGCGAGCCGGTTGGCGCGCTGACCGCTAACCTGACCGGCTGGCTGCAGGGGATGCGCGAGGGCAGCATCGTGGTGCTGGCCATCATTATGGGTCTGATGCTGGCCTTTGATATGGGCGGCCCGGTGAACAAAGTAGCCTACGCCTTCATGCTGATTTGCGTTTCGCAGGGCGTCTACAGCGTGGTGGCTATCGCTGCCGTCGGTATCGCCGTACCGCCGCTGGGCATGGGGCTGGCGACGCTGATTGGCCGCAAATATTTCACCGCCGAAGAGCGGGAAACCGGCAAAGCCGCTCTGGTGATGGGCTGTGTCGGCGTGACCGAAGGGGCGATTCCCTTTGCCGCCGCGGATCCGCTGCGCGTCATTCCGGCCAATATGATTGGCGCCGCCAGCGGCTGCGTCACCGCCGCGCTGATGGGCGCCCAGTGTTACGCCGGCTGGGGCGGGCTTATCGTGCTGCCGGTGGTCCAGGGCAAGCTCGGGTTTGTTGCCGCGCTGCTGGTCGGCGCCTGCGTCAGCGCTGCCTGCGTCATCCTGCTGAAAGCCTTCGCCAAAAAGAAACCCACTGACGTCGCCGCTGACGATGAACTAGACCTTGATTTCGAAATTAACTAACAGACTGGAAGGAACAGATTATGACCCACATTATCGCTGTCACCGCCTGCCCGTCGGGCGTGGCTCACACCTACATGGCCGCTGAATCGCTGGAAAGCGCCGCCAAAGCCAAAGGCTGGCAGGTCAAGGTTGAAACGCAGGGTTCCATTGGCATTGAAAACGAACTGACGGCGGAGGAGATTGCCGCCGCCGATATGGTCATTCTAACCAAAGATATCGGCATCAAATTCGAAGAGCGTTTTGCCGGGAAAACTATCGTGCGCGTCAATATCAGCGATGCGGTCAAGCGCGCCGACGCCATCATGAACAAGATAGACAGCCACCTTTCCCAGAGCGCCTGAAGCCTTAAAAGGGCGCCTTCGCGCCCTTCGCCACAACATGGAGTTTATCATGACGAATCGTACCCAACGCCTGAAAGCCAGCCTGTTCGCCCAGCCGCGCGAAATCTCCCTTGAGCGCGCATTACTCTACACTGCCAGCCATCGGCAGACGGAGGGCGAGCCGGTGATTATCCGCCGGGCGAAAGCCACCGCGTGGATCCTCGATAAGGTGATGATTTCGATTCGTGAGGATGAACTGATCGCCGGCAACCGCACCGTCAAACCGCGGGCAGGGATTATGTCGCCCGAGATGGACCCCTACTGGCTGCTCAACGAGCTCGACGCCTTCCCGACCCGCCCCCAGGACCGCTTCGCAATAAGCGAAGAAGATAAGCAAATCTACCGCGAAACGCTGTACCCCTACTGGGAAAAGCGTTCAATGAAAGATTTCATCAACGGCCAGATGACCGAAGAGGTCAAGGCCGCCGTCAACACCCAGATATTTAGCGTGAACCAGACCGATAAAGGCCAGGGCCATATCATCATCGACTATCCACGGCTGCTGAATCATGGCCTTGGCGCCCTGGTCGCCGAACTCAAAACGCACTGCGCCCGGCAACCGGAGAACCCCTTTTATCAGGCGGTACTGATCCTGCTGGAAGCTTCCCAGCGCCATATTTTGCGCTACGCCGCGCTGGCCGAGGAGATGGCTGGGCACTGTCAGGACCCGCAGCGTCAGCAGGAGCTGTTAACCATCGCCGCTATTTCGCGCCACAACGCGCAACACCGGCCAACGGACTTTCCCCAGGCCTGCCAGCTGTTCTGGTATATGAATATCATTCTGCAGTACGAATCCAATGCCAGCTCGATTTCGCTGGGGCGTTTTGACCAGTATATGCTGCCGTTTTATCAGGCATCGCTGAATCAGGGTCAGGATCCCGCGTATCTCAAGGAGTTGCTGGAGTCGCTGTGGGTGAAATGCAACGATATCGTCCTGCTACGCTCCTCCAGCAGCGCGCGCTATTTCGCGGGTTTTCCCACCGGCTATACCGCCCTGCTCGGCGGGCTGACGGACACCGGGCGCAGCGCGGTCAACGTGCTGTCATTTTTATGCCTCGACGCCTATCAAAACGTTCAGCTGCCGCAGCCGAATCTGGGCGTGCGGGTCAACGAGCTGATTGATCGCCCGTTCCTGCGTAAAACCGCTGAGACCATTCGCCTGGGTACCGGGATCCCGCAGATTTTCAACGATGAGGTGGTCGTGCCGGCCTTCCTTAACCGCGGCGTGTCGCTGGAAGATGCCCGCGATTACGCGGTGGTCGGCTGCGTGGAGCTCTCTATTCCAGGGCGCACCTACGGCCTGCATGATATCGCCATGTTTAATCTGCTGAAGGTGATGGAAATTGTGCTGCAGGAAAATGAACATCAGCCTGACGTCAGCTGGGACGGCCTTATCTGCCAGATCCGCGACAAAATTCGCCATTACATCAAGCTGATGGTCGAGGGCAGCAACATTTGCGATATCGGCCACCGCGACTGGGCGCCGGTCCCGCTGCTCTCCTCGTTCATTGAAGATTGCGTGCAGCACGGCAAAGATATCACCGCTGGCGGCGCGCGCTATAACTTCTCCGGCGTTCAGGGTATCGGAATCGCTAACCTGAGCGATTCGCTGTACGCCCTGAAGGGTATGGTCTTCGACCAGCAGCGTCTCAGCTTTGACCAACTGATGGCCGTGCTGAAAGCCAATTTCCAGACGCCGGAAGGGGAAAAAATCCGCGCCCGGCTGATTAACCATTTTGACAAATACGGCAACGATATCGACGATGTCGACAATATTAGCGCCGATCTGCTGCGTTTTTACTGCAAAGAAGTCGAGCAGTATCTGAACCCGCGCGGCGGCCATTTTACCCCCGGCTCCTACACCGTCTCCGCGCACGTGCCGCTGGGTTCGGTGGTGGGCGCCACCCCGGACGGGCGACTGGCCGGCGAACAGCTGGCGGACGGCGGCCTGTCGCCGATGGTCGGTCAGGATTCCCAGGGGCCGACGGCAGTGCTGAAATCGGTCAGCAAGCTGGATAACTATCTGCTGTCGAACGGTACGCTGCTGAACGTCAAATTCACTCCGGCAACGCTGGCCGGCGACGGCGGCCTGAACAAACTGGCCGATTTTTTACAGGCCTTCTGCAAGCTCAAGCTGCAGCATATTCAGTTCAACGTGGTCAATGCCGACACCCTGCGTGAAGCGCAGCAGCGGCCGCAGGACTTTGCCGGTCTGGTGGTACGGGTCGCGGGCTACAGCGCCTTCTTTGTTGAGCTGTCGAAGGAGATTCAGGATGACATTATCCGCCGCACCGCGCATCAGCTGTGAGGTCATCGACACGCGCGCCGATCGGGCGCGTATTTTTAACCTCCAGCGCTACTCGCTCAACGATGGCCAGGGGATCCGCACGGTGGTCTTTTTTAAAGGCTGCCCTCATACCTGCCCGTGGTGCGCCAATCCCGAATCAATTTCACCCAGGATTCAGACCCTGCGCCGGGAGAGTAAATGCCTGCGCTGCACCCGCTGCCAGCAGGACGTCGCCGAATGTCCGTCCGGAGCGTGGGAACAGATTGGCCGCGATGTGACGCTGGATAACCTGTTGCAGGAGGTGCTAAAGGATGAGGTCTTCTTTCGCGCCTCCGGCGGCGGCGTCACCCTCTCCGGGGGCGAAGTGCTCATGCAGGCCGGGTTTGCCGCCCGCTTTCTCCAGCGCCTGCGCCAGTGGGGGATCCGCACCGCCATCGAAACCGCGGGCGACGGCGCTTTTGACCGCTTCCTGCCGGTGGCCGAAGCCTGCAATGAAGTGCTGTTTGATTTTAAAATCATGGAACCTGAGCGGGCGCGGTCGCTGCTGCGAATGAATCAGCCACGGGTGCTGGACAATTTTCGCCAGCTGGCGGCGAGAAAAATCAACCTGATCCCGCGGGTGCCGCTGATCCCGGGCTACACACTGAATACCGATAATTTTCGCCAAATTCTGGCGTTCCTCGCCCCTTTCGCGCTAAAAGAAATGCACCTGTTGCCGTTTCATCAATATGGCGAGCCCAAATACCGTCTGCTGGGCAAACCCTGGACGCTGGCCAGCGTGAAAGCGCCTGACGAAGCGGAAATTCAACCATATCGGGTGATGGCCGAAGCGGCCGGTTTCCACGTCACTATCGGCGGTTAACGCCAGGAGGATGTTATGGACTTCAATATTGTCGCCGTCACCGCCTGCGTCAGCGGGGTGGCGCATACCTACATGGCCGCCGAACGACTGGAAAAGGTCGGTCATCATGAAAAATGGCACCTGAAGGTGGAAACCCAGGGGGCGCTCGGCGTAGAAAATCGGATCACCGCGGAAGATATCGCCCGCGCCGAAGTGGTGCTGCTGGTGACGGATATCGAAATCGACGACCCCCAGCGCTTTCGCGGCCTGCGGACGATTAAAACCAGCATCAAGAGCTTCCTGCTGCAGCCGCAGCAGATCGTCGAGGCCGTGAAAAGCATCATGAAAAAGCCGGTCGTCTATGTAGAACTTCCCTGACCGGCGACAGGCCTTATTCTACATCCAGCAGCCACTTTTGCGACGGCGTCAGGCGGCTTGCCGTCTCCGGCGTGAGCCAGCGCCGCTGGTCCTGCTGCGGCGTATCCGCACGATCGATATATAACCCATGCAGTACGCGTCGTCTGCTGCCTTCACGATTACGGGTGCCGCCGTGCCAGGCGTGGGCGTTGTAGATCATCACGCTGCCAGCCGGCGCGGCAAACACAATCTCATCGGGATGGGCCTGTTCCGGGTCGGCCAGCACCTCCTCCGGTAACTCGGG
This window encodes:
- a CDS encoding [formate-C-acetyltransferase]-activating enzyme: MTLSAAPRISCEVIDTRADRARIFNLQRYSLNDGQGIRTVVFFKGCPHTCPWCANPESISPRIQTLRRESKCLRCTRCQQDVAECPSGAWEQIGRDVTLDNLLQEVLKDEVFFRASGGGVTLSGGEVLMQAGFAARFLQRLRQWGIRTAIETAGDGAFDRFLPVAEACNEVLFDFKIMEPERARSLLRMNQPRVLDNFRQLAARKINLIPRVPLIPGYTLNTDNFRQILAFLAPFALKEMHLLPFHQYGEPKYRLLGKPWTLASVKAPDEAEIQPYRVMAEAAGFHVTIGG
- a CDS encoding formate C-acetyltransferase, which gives rise to MTNRTQRLKASLFAQPREISLERALLYTASHRQTEGEPVIIRRAKATAWILDKVMISIREDELIAGNRTVKPRAGIMSPEMDPYWLLNELDAFPTRPQDRFAISEEDKQIYRETLYPYWEKRSMKDFINGQMTEEVKAAVNTQIFSVNQTDKGQGHIIIDYPRLLNHGLGALVAELKTHCARQPENPFYQAVLILLEASQRHILRYAALAEEMAGHCQDPQRQQELLTIAAISRHNAQHRPTDFPQACQLFWYMNIILQYESNASSISLGRFDQYMLPFYQASLNQGQDPAYLKELLESLWVKCNDIVLLRSSSSARYFAGFPTGYTALLGGLTDTGRSAVNVLSFLCLDAYQNVQLPQPNLGVRVNELIDRPFLRKTAETIRLGTGIPQIFNDEVVVPAFLNRGVSLEDARDYAVVGCVELSIPGRTYGLHDIAMFNLLKVMEIVLQENEHQPDVSWDGLICQIRDKIRHYIKLMVEGSNICDIGHRDWAPVPLLSSFIEDCVQHGKDITAGGARYNFSGVQGIGIANLSDSLYALKGMVFDQQRLSFDQLMAVLKANFQTPEGEKIRARLINHFDKYGNDIDDVDNISADLLRFYCKEVEQYLNPRGGHFTPGSYTVSAHVPLGSVVGATPDGRLAGEQLADGGLSPMVGQDSQGPTAVLKSVSKLDNYLLSNGTLLNVKFTPATLAGDGGLNKLADFLQAFCKLKLQHIQFNVVNADTLREAQQRPQDFAGLVVRVAGYSAFFVELSKEIQDDIIRRTAHQL
- a CDS encoding PTS fructose-like transporter subunit IIB, translated to MTHIIAVTACPSGVAHTYMAAESLESAAKAKGWQVKVETQGSIGIENELTAEEIAAADMVILTKDIGIKFEERFAGKTIVRVNISDAVKRADAIMNKIDSHLSQSA
- a CDS encoding PTS fructose transporter subunit EIIC, which gives rise to MNELVQILKNTRQHLMTGVSHMIPFVVSGGILLAVSVMLYGKGAVPDAATDPNLKKLFDIGVAGLTLMVPFLAAYIGYSISDRAALAPCAIGAWVGNSFGAGFFGALIAGMIGGLVVYYLKKIPVHKVLRSVMPIFIIPIVGTFITAGIMMWGLGEPVGALTANLTGWLQGMREGSIVVLAIIMGLMLAFDMGGPVNKVAYAFMLICVSQGVYSVVAIAAVGIAVPPLGMGLATLIGRKYFTAEERETGKAALVMGCVGVTEGAIPFAAADPLRVIPANMIGAASGCVTAALMGAQCYAGWGGLIVLPVVQGKLGFVAALLVGACVSAACVILLKAFAKKKPTDVAADDELDLDFEIN
- a CDS encoding PTS fructose-like transporter subunit IIB, with product MDFNIVAVTACVSGVAHTYMAAERLEKVGHHEKWHLKVETQGALGVENRITAEDIARAEVVLLVTDIEIDDPQRFRGLRTIKTSIKSFLLQPQQIVEAVKSIMKKPVVYVELP